AGTTGACCATGCAGTATTTCATTAAGGTATTAGATGATATGCCTGAGAGAAATGTGGTATCTTGGAATGTGTTGATTTCAGGATATTGTTCCAATGAATGCTACCTTCGTACTCTTGTAGTCTTTTGCAATATGATTGAAGCAAGATAGCGGCTGAATGATCCAACTTTGCTCAGTGCTCTGTGTCTGCTGCTAGTTCAAGGAAAGTCGAACATGGCAGTCAAATACATAGCTATATACTGAAAATGGGTTTCTTATCTTGGATTGCATTGGGCAATGCGTTGATCAGCATGTACTTGAAGTTTTGTAGGACAAGAGAAATGCTGAATTGGTGTTTGAGTCTTTGAGAGCATGGCAGAGAAAGATGTAGTCTCATGGAAttctattatggtcgcaaaaGCTTAGAATGGACTTGGTGTCATGGAAGTTATGGATCTCTTTGTTGAAATGCTGATGGTAGGATCGGAACCGGgtataagattttaatttttattattttttattaatatttaaatggtgAAAAATACCAGCtggacataaaaaaaaaactaacgaATGTTAGTATAAATTGGAATAGAGGGATTGAAAGGACAAAGTGGATAGATTAGCGGTATCAtttaagggtgtgtttggatcAAAGGAATTATCACTATTAGCATGGTAATCCTTTTACCTTTCTTAGTGTTAGCTTTTGTTTGGTATTCAGTAAAGGAATAAACAGTAATTTCATCAGGTAATAAGATTTCTTCGTATAGATGAATCTTATTGCCTTCAAAATTGGGGGGAGTCTCATTCTTTGGGttgaaaatgacatttttacccttgttttaaataattaaagtaaattattcaaatatattaatagttatataaattattttattaaaatatttaaatgtaataattaaaatggataataattaaagggatttatttaattaaaaatatttaattataaaatttgttgTGAATGGTtacatgaattattttatttaaatatttaaatataaaatttaaaatggataataattaaagggatttatttaataaataatatttaattataaaatttgttgtgaatagttatatgaattattttatttaaatatttaaatataataattaaccaTCATCCATTACTTTCTACCGTATCTTTCGTTTCTAATAAAGGatataaaagtaaatttatcACATTTCTCTTTCATACTTTTTGCTATTTCTTAATCACATTCTTTTCAACCAAGCACAGGTTTATTACTATTCTCATTCCTCCCATTTCCATTCTCTTTAATCCCATTCATCATAATCCAGTTTCCCTCATTCACATTTCACAAACCAAACGCACCTTAGATTATTACATAGTTTTTTctaattaggatttttatttctctttctgtTTAAGATTAGTGAGAAAAGCCGCAAAGCCGAATTTTCCGTACTAACTGATTCAAGTGCAAGTtattttttacttcttttttattttttgtttctaaataatTTGAACAAATAAATTCGGGTTTTATAGAAATTATTCTCATCAAATTTCATGGCTTTGATGTCGTCTTAAAGGGAAGATCTTACCCACTAATAAAAACTAAGAATGCTTTTATTCCAATGGTGCCGGAGGGAGACCATGTAGAGCATGAGTAGATACACGCATTCAAGGGTAAGAAAAAGAGCAAAGTACTTTCTCAAACATGCTAAAAGTACAATGGTAACagtaaaaaaaagttgaaagttGAAAAGTTAAACAAACTAAAAgctaattttccaaaaaaaaaaaattgataatggGACATAAGGTTGATAGTTTCCccatataaaaacttaaaaattaaaaaaacaaaaagaagtgGTCCCACTGTCCTCATCGGccacaaaaacaaacataaagatATGCATGTTCATGTCGGCAAAAAGCTAATGGGTACTCCTTAACTTATCAATCTTGACGTTTACTTTaggaattaatttaattttaaattcaatttaatttatctaattttattttagtttgtattatattctatttctctTGTATTCTGGTTTAGGTGTTGGGTCTCTCCTCTTTTAAAATTGGATGGGTATAAGTgtgaagaggaaaaagaaaagaaagaaacatcTGAGAAAGAGCTTTTGTATCATGTTCAATGGAAGTGATTTAATTGATGGCTTTAATATTTTTCTCTCATTGATAAGAAAGTCATCGACTTAAGTTATGCTTGTATTGTAATATCTTATTCACCGTTGTGGAATGCCAACACCACTATGGCCCCATCCAAAAACCATGGACATCCATCAATCAAACAAGAACGACAGAGCTTTCTTCTCTGGCTTCACTGCTACTAGATTCAGTACAATTTGCTCTATGCTTAGCTTCATTAGCTTCTGATTTTTTACATTGAAGAAATTGGTGGAGTCCTTGCAGTGCAATACTAACATCAACACTCCTCATAAGCTCTTCGGCGACAGTGGCCGGAGTGACCTCCGTGTCCTTAAGCAAATCTTCAATCACCTCAAACAGGGGATGGTCATCCACATTGTGGTAGTTCGAAGCCAATGTCCTAAATGCACAAGGGCTGCAATAGCCCATGTGGATGTGCATATCCATCCTTCCTGGCCTCAACAGCGCTGGATCAAGCTTCTCTTTATAATTGGTTGTGAAAACAATGATTTTTTCCTCACCACAGCTTGACCAAAGACCATCAACAAAGTTCAACAATCCAGATAGAGTAACCTGATACAaggaccaaaaaagaaaaaaaaaatgttaatcaTCATAAAACCATAttgaaaaacatattttaacaaattaagaCTAACCGTTTCACCCTCATCATCACTATTTTTAGCCGGAGTACGCCTGTTGTCCATTGTTATTGAGCAATCAATATCCTCAACAACAATTATTGACCTACTCGAAGTTCCAACTAGCAATCTTCTAAGTGAAAGGTTGTTCTTAACTTCAGTGAGTTCAAGATCATAGATATCATACTTGAGGAAGTTCGCCATGGCAGCAACCAAACTTGACTTGCCAGTCCCCGGCGGTCCATACAACAAATAACCACGCTTCCAAGCCTTACCGATACTCTTATAATAGTCTTTACTCTGAACAAACTTAGTTAAATCCTCCATCACAGTTTGCTTGAGCTCGGCATCCATTGCTATCGTCTCGAATGTCGCCGGGTGATGGAGATTCACCGGAGCCCAACTCTTCCGTTCGTTAATAAAAAGCTTGAGTATCCTTCCTTTATTCTTCATTGCAGTCCATCTATCTAATATGAATGGTAAGTAGACATCAAAGACCTTGTCCTTGTGCTTGACATTGCAGGTTAGTTCCAAGTAACGTAACTCGGTATCTACTTCCATGTCCATCATTCGAAGTGATCTCCCTTTGTTAAATCGCCTGGGATTCTCCGACACCTGTGTGCTTATGAAACACCATCGGAACTGGATCCCCTCAAAAACATCAATGGTTTCTTGTCCTCGATCCATTGACACATTGAACTTCTTGTCATCGATATCTTGTTTGCTCACTCTTAGCCTTCTTATTGAAGGGGATATCTTGGAGTTGAGGTAGGACATGGCTGCTTGATAGATGATGTTTGGAGAGTAACCATCTTTTTCGTCGATGAGAAGTGTGAGTTCGGAGGAGAAACGATCGTGAAGGTACTTGATCCCTGTGAATATGTAGTTGCGAAGTTCGGAAGGGATGAAGTCATTGGCGATGGTGCGGAATAACATGGCTGAGGCTGCAAGGGATGCGGCAGTGGTGAGAATTCCCTTGGTTGAGCTCATGGCTTTGTTgctcattgaagaagaagaagaagccattGGTGAGAGGATGATTGACTTTCTTAGTGTTGTTGGGTTATAACCTCTTGTGGTTtggtttgttttgatttatagaGGAAATGGGAAGAGTAGTTTATTTGATCAGCACACCAAAATTGACCATGGTTTTGTAAGAGACTCATGAAAGATGGTGGAATTATGATGCAGTGCACTTAAGTTTAGTTTTTGgagtatttaatattaaaaagcaaTGTTTTCAGTCTAAACATATACAatattaaatttggttttataaaataaaatagtgctAAGGgggtttttttataacaaagaTACTGTTTTAGtgatctaaatttttttaatttgcaccGGTGACTATTGGTTACTAAGCATTTTTTTGACAAaactatatttttgaatatattttattataatgataaagtccattacttaaattttttttttttttgtaatttttaaaaaaatttcagaatatttctttttattcttatctccatttgatttctgatttgtttAATTAGGATTGCAATTGTGAAAGTAGGAAAATTTTGTCCAGttgtaaaatttgatttcataaatattaatgaaaagcgaatattataaaattttattgttattaatattttataaaaattttaaattaattgtttaatattatatttaaataattatatatgattaaaCAAAAAGTATGGTGGATACTTCTTGAAATAAAATGCATCAAGTactgatttgttttttattatccCCTTCACtgatattattgtacatttctCAAAAGTGAGGGGGCTTATGTCAACATGATGACATGGGCAAAATAAATCATGATAATGTCATGATTTTCTTCACcttaaattaaataacatattatGCAATTTAATGCAGATGCTACCAAGTGGGAATCATGGCATAGTCACACCAaacttttccttatttttaattaaaaagcagCATTGACTAGAAgacaaagcaaatgaacttgCATATGTTTTTCCTCCACTTGCCAGCCAGCAAGCAAATATAGAATTTCTCAACTCAAGATCCTTCAAAGACTTAATAATAGGTGGATGATTTGTCCACATGACCATTTCCATGTAACAACAACATTTGCATTGTCATCATGATGTAGACTTGAGCATTAGGATACTATATCtttgaatattatatttttatttggattttatcGTTAAAGTGAGAAGGTTGCTAAGGGAGAGAAATGGTTGGTCCATGTCATACAAAAcctacttttttttattctcaggCTTTACTTGACAAACAATGAAACTTTGAATTAAAAGGTTTTATTAGGTTTGTATAAAGTTAAATTCTTAACAACATTTAGAAATTGTGGCCAGGtataaaaatagttatttaacacatctattattttttattttttttacgaAAATGACAATTACAATGCACATCAAAAGTGTGCGAAGGGACCAGAAATTAATTGTCTACCCCACAAATCCTAAATTAGAGATAAAGGATTTGGGTTGTAATCCCACACTCACAATCGGTGTCTCATTACCACTGTTATAATCAGTTTTTGCTGTAGCTAAAACCAGTCTATTACTGTAGTTTCTTTTCAGCCTAGTACTGTAGTAGCTTTCCCTTGGAGTTTTTCCGGCGGGCCAATTCCGGTGAACTAAGCTAGAAACTTCTTCCTCCCATTCTTGTGAGTATCCTAAGcgctttttttaagtttttattccATATTTTAATCGTATTTCATCGTTTTTGAATTCTTTGAAATCCTAGGATTTGAGCATGTTGTGTGGGTGATTTGAGGTTTAAATCAAAGTTTGTTGTAATGAAATTCCTTGTTAGATGATGTAAAAATCGGGAGAAAGCCTATGTGTTAGGGGCGGTTTTACTGTATCACTATTGTAGCATCAATaagctttagttgtttctttggtttctttGGATTAAAGTGAAGTTCAAACccttaggaattcattggtaaccttagacctagctttgagccaaccctaggatcgatttagggttgtttcTTAGAGAGACTTAgggtttcattgtttgatttattttgctaATTCTTGCtggtgttttgttgtgctttgacAAGGAAGTAAAGCTTTGGCTCGAAGCAAGGAACTAGCATAGGATTATCGTTCGAGGAAGTGAAATCATCAAAGTTGTGTGT
This genomic window from Dioscorea cayenensis subsp. rotundata cultivar TDr96_F1 chromosome 20, TDr96_F1_v2_PseudoChromosome.rev07_lg8_w22 25.fasta, whole genome shotgun sequence contains:
- the LOC120251103 gene encoding AAA-ATPase At3g50940-like, whose amino-acid sequence is MASSSSSMSNKAMSSTKGILTTAASLAASAMLFRTIANDFIPSELRNYIFTGIKYLHDRFSSELTLLIDEKDGYSPNIIYQAAMSYLNSKISPSIRRLRVSKQDIDDKKFNVSMDRGQETIDVFEGIQFRWCFISTQVSENPRRFNKGRSLRMMDMEVDTELRYLELTCNVKHKDKVFDVYLPFILDRWTAMKNKGRILKLFINERKSWAPVNLHHPATFETIAMDAELKQTVMEDLTKFVQSKDYYKSIGKAWKRGYLLYGPPGTGKSSLVAAMANFLKYDIYDLELTEVKNNLSLRRLLVGTSSRSIIVVEDIDCSITMDNRRTPAKNSDDEGETVTLSGLLNFVDGLWSSCGEEKIIVFTTNYKEKLDPALLRPGRMDMHIHMGYCSPCAFRTLASNYHNVDDHPLFEVIEDLLKDTEVTPATVAEELMRSVDVSIALQGLHQFLQCKKSEANEAKHRANCTESSSSEAREESSVVLV